In the genome of Variovorax sp. PAMC26660, the window ATCTGTGCCACGAAGATGTAGTCGCCCGACGGAGAGAACAGCGCGGCGCGTGCCGGTGCGCGGTCGTCGAAGTCGATCTGATCGCCGAACACTTCCGCAGCCGTCTGCAGATTGACCTGCGACAGGATGGAACGCACCGTCTGGTCGTGCACCAGGTTGTTGCCGTCCCTGAACTTGCCGCGCACGATGTTGTCCTTCTTCGAAGGCAGCACGGCGCGTGTGCCGTCCGGCGAGATGATCACCTGGCTCAGGTAGTTGGCCACGCCACGTGCACGGCTCTCGGTGTCGATCGTGGCGGTGTCCACCGGCAGCGCGATGGTCGTCATGGCGCTCATGCTCTGCAGGTTCACCTTGTGCAACTGGCCGCCGGTCATCTTCGACTTGAAGCGTGTGACGTACGCCAACTGCGAGTCGGCATTCACGGCGATGCCGCGCAGGGTGCCTTCGAGCGCGACCGCGCCGGTGGTGGCGCCATTGCTCGGGTCGAAGCTCATCAACACCGACTTGCTCTCCAGCGTCAGCAGGCCCCGGGTGCCGTCGGGCGTGAAGGCCACGCCATAAGGTCCGCTGCCGTAGGCGAGCGGCACGGTGGCCGAGAGGCTGCCGTCTGCCGCGCTGAGCGCCACCAGCTTGTCTTCGCCCTGCACCGTGACCCAGATGCGGCCGTCGGGGCCCACGGCCAGCGTCTTGGGCTCATCGCCCACGCGCACTTCCCAGCGCTTGGCCAGGGTCTGTGCGTCGATGGCGGCGACCGTGCCGCTGTCGGGGTTGACCGAGTACACCGAGTTCGCATCGCCCGCGATGTTGGTGGTGTGCGTCGGCGCCCGCGCCGTGGTCGGGGCGATCACGGTGAGGTTGTAGGTGTGGAAGGTCTCGCGGCCGGAGGCATCCTTCACCGTCAGGGTCACCGTGTAGTGGCCGGGGCGCGTGTAGGTGTAGGTGTAGCTCGATGCGCTCGAGTAGGCCGTCTGCGTGCCGTCGCCGAAGTTCCAGCGGAACTGTGCGCTGCCGCTGCCCAGCGTGCCGGGGTTGAACTGCAGTTGGCCGTTGACGAGCTTCGGTCCGCCGCCGATGCCGGGGTCGCCGATGATGGTCTGGCCGCCCAGCGTCGCCACCTCGCCGTCGGTGAGCACGCGGTTGTAGACGCGCACTTCCGCCAGCCTGCCGTTGAAGAGCGCGGCATTGCCCTGGATCTGCCCCAGCAACTGGAACTTGTTCGACAGGCCCTTGTTGCCCGTGGTGCCGGTCGAGGCGGCCTTTGCGCCGTCCACGTACACGGCCTGCGCACCCGAAGCGGCATCGCGTGTCATGACGACGTGGTGCCACTGGTCGTTGTTCACGGCCACCGACGAGCGGGTGCCGGCGTCGTTGCCGACCGACAGCTTGATGAAGCCGCTGCTGTCGAGCCAGCCCCAGAACACATCGTCCGCACCGCCGGACTGGTCGCGTCCGAAGATGCCGGGCGCGGTCCAGGAGTTTGCGCTGCCGGTTTGCGTGGTCTTCATGTAGAAGCTCAGCGAGGCGGTGCCGCCCAGCACGGTGGCCACGGTGTCGTTCTTCAGCGGTACGCCGGCGGTGCGGTTCGCGAAGTTCAGTCCGATGCTTTCAAAGGCGTCGCCCGAGGCCGGCGTGCCGTTGTTGCTGCCGATGGTGTCGGCCAGGTTGCCGGTCAGCGCCCAGTGGTGCATCAGGCCGATCTCGGTCGCATTGCCGGTGTTGAAGGTCGACTTGTAGTCCGCGCCGATCGCGTTGCCCGCATAGTCCTTCACGCCGTTGGCCGGCAGGAACACTTCATAGCTCGTGCCCGGCTGCAGCGGCTGCTCGGGCGAGAAGTTGATGATGCCCAACTGCACGCTGTAGGTGCCCGCCAGCGTGTTGCCGCCCACCGGGCGCACGATGAAGGTGTTGGCGTTCACGCTCTCGGGCCGGATGTTGTCGGTCATGCCCAGGCCGATGCGCGAGGTCAGTGCCTGCTGCTTGGCGCCGTTGGCGGGCGAGACCTGTTTCACTTCGGGCTTGGTGATGTCGGGGTCGACCGCATGCACGATGAAGCCGCTGCCCGAGCCGTGGTCGTTGCCCACGAAGACGAGGTTGCCGAACATCGCGACCTGCCCGTTGTCCGAATGCGTGAAGTTCGGGTCGTCCTCGCGCAGGATGCTGCCGCGGCCCACCTCCACGTGATTGAGCGGATTGCTCACGTCGACCTTGTGGATGCGGGTCTGCGCGCCCTGGATGACGTAGTTGTCCTGCGTGGCGCAGTACAACTGCTCGTCGATGACGAGCCGGTTGTCTTCGGCCACGAAGCGCGAGCGGTCGCTCAGGTCGTAGCTGTACATCTTCGCGCCGCTGTTGCGCGCGGAGGCATGCAGGTTCCTGCCGTCGAAGCAGGTCGCGTAGTAGAACGGCGTGGTGCCGACGATGGCGTCGAGCACCTTGGGGTTGAGCGGATCGGAGATGTCCAGGCTCGCGAAACCTCCGTTGCTTTCCATGGCGGTCAGCACCATGTGGTTGCCCATCGTGAAGATCGGGCCGATGCGGAAACCGCCGAGTTCACCGGTGGGCACCGGATTGGGCCTGCCGGCGCCGCGGTTCGCGACCACGGCGTTCGCGGGGTCCGTGGCATCGACGATGAAGATGCCACGGCCCGCCGACGCCACGTACAGGTAGGGCGCCTGCCACCAGAGCTGCCAGGCCACGTTCTCGTAGTCGCCGCCGCTGACGCCGGGCAGCGCCAGCTTCTTCACCTGCTTGATGTCGTTGATGTCGGTGAAGTCCCAGAACTCGACGCCGTTGATGCTGGGCAGCACCACGTAGGTCTTGCCGCCGATCTTGGCGGTGCCGAAGGAGTGCGTTTCGCGGAACTCCTTGGTGCGGGCCTCGGGTTCGTAGATCTTCTTGACGAGCTGGATCTGGCGCGGGTTCGACACGTCGTACAGCAAAAAGCCGCCAGGGCCCAGGCCGCTGTCCGGCGCGAAGGAGGTGAGGAAGTAGCCGTTGACCATGATGCCGGCGTTCATGCCGTAGTCCTTGCGGCCCGGGTAGGTGGCGGGCACCTCGCGCGACTCGTAGGCACTGCTGTGCGCCGGGTCGAGCGGGTGCGCGGCGCTGGTGATCATCGACACCGGCTTGAACAGTTCCGCCGAGGTGTAGGTGAGGTTGCCCAGGCCCGGTCCCTGCAGCGGGAGCGGGTCGGCGACGGCTGCGGAAACCGCCGTGGCCATGTTGCTCAGGGTCGTGATCGGACTGACCCCGGTGATTGCCGCATGCGTCAGCAAAGTGACGCATGGCAGCAGGAACGCCATCAAGTAATACCGGATTTTCATCGTCGCCTCCAAGTTGTTAGAAGTTCGCAGGGCAACCCATTTCTTTTTCTTCGGCAGACTCATCGCAAAGTGCGCGCGCAGGACGCACCCCGGGCAGGCGAGGGGTTCATCGCCTCCCGTAAAAAACTCCCTCCAGGGCGGCAGCGTTACTTCACGCCGCCCGATTCATAGATGTCCCATGCGTCCTTGGCGCTGGCGCCGCGGTGGATCATGGCCATCAGCGCGCTCACCACCGCCGACGGGTTGGCGTGCTGGTAGACGTTGCGTCCGTACACCATGCCGACCGCGCCCTGGTCCATCAGCACGCGCGAACGTGCGAAGACCTGTTGCAGGTCTTCGCGTCCGCCGCCGCGCACGAGGACGGGGCAGCGCGCGGCCTGCACCACGCGGTGGAAATCGGCGGGGTCGCTGGTGGGGTCGGCCTTGACGATGTCGGCGCCCATCTCGCGCGCCAGGCGCACCAGCGTGACGATCTTCTCGGCATCGCCGTCGACCATGTAGCCGCCCTGTTCGCTGTGCGGGCGCATCACCAGCGGCTCGATCATCAGCGGCATGCCGTAGCGGTCGCAGTCGGCGCGCACGCGCGCGATGTTCTGCACGCACTGGCGAAACAGGTCGGGCTCGTTCGGCAGCATGAACAGATTGACCACCACGCAGGCCGCGTCGCGCTGCACGGCCGGCAGCACCGGGTCGTGCTCGTTCTGCAGCAGGGCCCACATCACGCGGTGCGCGGTGGCGTTGTAGGGGTTGCCCATGTCGATGCGCTGCACCAGCGCGGGCTTGTCGCGGCCCGGGCGGTCTTGCAGCAGATCGGCCTGGCCGTAGTTGAGCTGGATGGCGTCGGGGCCTGCGGCCACGAGCTTGTCCATCACCGCCGGCATGTCTTCGAGCCCGTTGAGGAACGAGGGCTCGTTGCACACGCCGTGGTCGAGCGCGATGTCCAGGCAGCGGCCGTTGTTCAGCAGCCGGTTCAGGCGTGCGGTTTTGTCCTTCGACATACGAAAGAAATCCTTGTGCAAAGAAGTGAAGGGATGACGCAGCGGGCCGTCAGGCCAGTGCGTCCAGATGGCGGCCGGCTGCCGCATCGATCAGCAGCAGTGCGTCGTCGCGCAGCGTGATCGAGCCGGCGGCCGCGTTCTCGATGGCCTGCTTCGGCACGCGCGCGCCGCACAGCGCCACCGAGACGCTGCCGCGTGCGAGCGTCCACGCGATCATCATCTGGCCGAACGAGCATTCGAGCTGTTTGCGCAGAGGCTCCAGCTCCTCGAAGAAGGCCTTGAGCTTCGCGCGATTGGCGGCGCTGAAGCGCGGGTTGGTGGCGCGCTGGTCGTCACCGGTGAACTGGCGTTCGGGATCGATGGGGCCGGCCAGCAGACCGAGCGCGAGCGACGAGTAACCGAGCACCGCGACGTTGTGCTCGCTGCACAGCGGCACCAGCGTCTGTTCGATCTCGCGGTCGATCAGGCTGTAGCGCTCCTGCGCCGCATCGACCGGCCCGTACTGCAGGTACTCGGCCAGCGTCTCGGGGCTCACGTTGCTCACACCGATGGCGCGGATCTTTCCCTGCTTCTTCAGTGCGAGCAGCGCGTCCATGGTCTCGGCCACGGGCGTGGTGCTGTCCTGCCAGTGCGTGATGTACAGGTCGATGTAGTCGGTCTGCAGGCGCTTGAGGCTCTCTTCGCATTCATGAAAGATCGACTCGCGGCCCAGGTAGCGGTACACCGGGTGGCCGTCTTCTTCAAAGAAGTGCGTTCCCTGTTGGGTGT includes:
- a CDS encoding Ig-like domain-containing protein, translating into MKIRYYLMAFLLPCVTLLTHAAITGVSPITTLSNMATAVSAAVADPLPLQGPGLGNLTYTSAELFKPVSMITSAAHPLDPAHSSAYESREVPATYPGRKDYGMNAGIMVNGYFLTSFAPDSGLGPGGFLLYDVSNPRQIQLVKKIYEPEARTKEFRETHSFGTAKIGGKTYVVLPSINGVEFWDFTDINDIKQVKKLALPGVSGGDYENVAWQLWWQAPYLYVASAGRGIFIVDATDPANAVVANRGAGRPNPVPTGELGGFRIGPIFTMGNHMVLTAMESNGGFASLDISDPLNPKVLDAIVGTTPFYYATCFDGRNLHASARNSGAKMYSYDLSDRSRFVAEDNRLVIDEQLYCATQDNYVIQGAQTRIHKVDVSNPLNHVEVGRGSILREDDPNFTHSDNGQVAMFGNLVFVGNDHGSGSGFIVHAVDPDITKPEVKQVSPANGAKQQALTSRIGLGMTDNIRPESVNANTFIVRPVGGNTLAGTYSVQLGIINFSPEQPLQPGTSYEVFLPANGVKDYAGNAIGADYKSTFNTGNATEIGLMHHWALTGNLADTIGSNNGTPASGDAFESIGLNFANRTAGVPLKNDTVATVLGGTASLSFYMKTTQTGSANSWTAPGIFGRDQSGGADDVFWGWLDSSGFIKLSVGNDAGTRSSVAVNNDQWHHVVMTRDAASGAQAVYVDGAKAASTGTTGNKGLSNKFQLLGQIQGNAALFNGRLAEVRVYNRVLTDGEVATLGGQTIIGDPGIGGGPKLVNGQLQFNPGTLGSGSAQFRWNFGDGTQTAYSSASSYTYTYTRPGHYTVTLTVKDASGRETFHTYNLTVIAPTTARAPTHTTNIAGDANSVYSVNPDSGTVAAIDAQTLAKRWEVRVGDEPKTLAVGPDGRIWVTVQGEDKLVALSAADGSLSATVPLAYGSGPYGVAFTPDGTRGLLTLESKSVLMSFDPSNGATTGAVALEGTLRGIAVNADSQLAYVTRFKSKMTGGQLHKVNLQSMSAMTTIALPVDTATIDTESRARGVANYLSQVIISPDGTRAVLPSKKDNIVRGKFRDGNNLVHDQTVRSILSQVNLQTAAEVFGDQIDFDDRAPARAALFSPSGDYIFVAQMEGNRVAIVDPYSRTVRGEINASSAPHGLYLDATRKRLFVNNFLARSVSVHDVASVLSSESAAATFLQNVSTVAQEPMAAAALRGKQVFYNASDRRMSKDNYISCASCHADAGDDGMVWDFTQRGEGLRRTISLMGRRGMGHGKLHWTANFDELQDFENDIRNEFGGLGFLTNADFTATQDPLGAPKAGKSAQLDDLTAYLTSLNKYMRSPARNADGSLSVDAARGQALFASAQCVTCHTGATFRDGLRHDVGTIQLSSGKGSNQPLAGVGFDTPTLLGTWNTTAFFHNGQAATLQDVLASGHGNASSLPAADVVAIREYVRSQDTDPTPTITRIRSNHSNLCVNIKAAATTSGTTAVQWPCGNAGNEKFTVTSLPGGYVQFKAEHSGLCLAQSGTATTNAAVVQLACSAGDTTQWSQVGGALKNRASGSCLDVPNNATTQDTALITWTCNGGNNQSWTQLP
- a CDS encoding aldo/keto reductase gives rise to the protein MKKTTLGPSGIESSAIGLGTWAMGGWMWGGGDNAAAVLAIQASLDAGVTLIDTAPAYGLGRSESIVGTALKGRRQEAVIATKCGLVWHTQQGTHFFEEDGHPVYRYLGRESIFHECEESLKRLQTDYIDLYITHWQDSTTPVAETMDALLALKKQGKIRAIGVSNVSPETLAEYLQYGPVDAAQERYSLIDREIEQTLVPLCSEHNVAVLGYSSLALGLLAGPIDPERQFTGDDQRATNPRFSAANRAKLKAFFEELEPLRKQLECSFGQMMIAWTLARGSVSVALCGARVPKQAIENAAAGSITLRDDALLLIDAAAGRHLDALA
- a CDS encoding class I fructose-bisphosphate aldolase: MSKDKTARLNRLLNNGRCLDIALDHGVCNEPSFLNGLEDMPAVMDKLVAAGPDAIQLNYGQADLLQDRPGRDKPALVQRIDMGNPYNATAHRVMWALLQNEHDPVLPAVQRDAACVVVNLFMLPNEPDLFRQCVQNIARVRADCDRYGMPLMIEPLVMRPHSEQGGYMVDGDAEKIVTLVRLAREMGADIVKADPTSDPADFHRVVQAARCPVLVRGGGREDLQQVFARSRVLMDQGAVGMVYGRNVYQHANPSAVVSALMAMIHRGASAKDAWDIYESGGVK